In Natronococcus occultus SP4, the following proteins share a genomic window:
- a CDS encoding adenosylcobinamide amidohydrolase → MSPEIRRRDGVIRLARPGTEWLSTGWNGGRRSADSAYNVSVPEGWARTDLAAYADERLERAGFEDAGPVLFTGVDADHARGARCGPVTACATAGISNPAALPMSPAGGTLPEPSSVEDSPTGTVNVLVTADRRLADGALANLVAVAAEAKAATLLVETGFPGTTTDAVVVGHDPDGEPAAFSGSATPVGAATRACVREAVQASLRARYEDDTDRPESLADATYGVSTDVQARVFEPSDGNDR, encoded by the coding sequence GTGAGCCCCGAGATCCGCAGACGGGACGGCGTCATACGGCTCGCCCGTCCGGGCACGGAGTGGCTCTCGACGGGGTGGAACGGCGGCCGTCGGTCGGCCGACTCCGCGTACAACGTCTCGGTGCCCGAGGGGTGGGCCCGAACCGACCTGGCGGCGTACGCCGACGAGCGCCTCGAACGGGCCGGCTTCGAGGACGCTGGACCCGTCCTGTTCACCGGCGTCGACGCCGACCACGCCCGCGGCGCCCGCTGTGGCCCGGTGACGGCCTGCGCGACGGCGGGGATCTCGAACCCCGCGGCGCTGCCGATGTCGCCCGCGGGTGGGACGCTCCCGGAGCCGTCCTCCGTCGAGGACTCGCCCACGGGGACGGTCAACGTCCTCGTGACCGCGGATCGGCGCCTCGCCGACGGCGCGCTGGCGAACCTCGTCGCGGTCGCCGCCGAGGCGAAGGCGGCGACGCTGCTCGTCGAGACGGGGTTTCCCGGGACGACGACCGACGCGGTCGTCGTCGGCCACGACCCCGACGGCGAGCCCGCGGCGTTTTCGGGGAGCGCGACGCCCGTCGGCGCGGCGACCCGAGCCTGCGTCCGCGAGGCCGTACAGGCGTCGCTGCGGGCCCGCTACGAGGATGACACTGATCGTCCGGAGTCTCTCGCGGACGCGACCTACGGCGTCTCGACCGACGTGCAGGCGCGGGTGTTCGAGCCGAGTGACGGAAACGATCGGTGA
- the cobD gene encoding threonine-phosphate decarboxylase CobD encodes MDPDAIRTAERVPHGGEPDREILDFSANTNPETPEGAEAVYRDAFEASRRYPDDASPDYRAAAARFVGCDPERVIPTPGGLAAIRLAMERALEPGDSALVSYPSFGEYAREVRLQGATPVFVRVDDILDIGTDALADCALAVVCTPNNPTGEAADPDALAAFATRCGEAGTTLLVDEAFLGFTDVPSAAGLDRENVVVARSLTKLFGLPGLRAGFAVASGDLRADLETARRTWSLGTPAARVGAHCLRQDEFVQETRARVARERERIREALSVRFEVAPSDAPYLLCDVGDRCVSDVLERARDSGVAIRDATTFRGLDSHVRVAIKDRAANDRLLEALGRPP; translated from the coding sequence ATGGATCCTGACGCGATCCGTACCGCCGAGCGGGTGCCCCACGGTGGCGAGCCCGACCGCGAGATCCTGGACTTCTCGGCGAACACGAACCCCGAGACGCCCGAGGGCGCGGAGGCGGTCTATCGGGACGCCTTCGAGGCGAGTCGCCGCTACCCCGACGACGCCTCCCCCGACTACCGGGCGGCCGCGGCGCGGTTCGTCGGCTGCGATCCCGAGCGCGTGATCCCGACCCCCGGCGGGCTGGCTGCGATCCGCCTGGCGATGGAGCGGGCGCTGGAACCGGGCGACAGTGCACTCGTCTCCTACCCCAGCTTCGGCGAGTACGCCCGCGAGGTTCGGCTGCAGGGCGCGACGCCCGTCTTCGTCCGCGTCGACGACATACTCGACATCGGGACCGACGCGCTCGCGGACTGCGCGCTGGCGGTCGTCTGTACGCCGAACAACCCCACGGGAGAGGCGGCCGACCCCGACGCGCTCGCGGCGTTCGCCACCCGTTGTGGCGAGGCTGGAACGACCCTGCTGGTCGACGAGGCGTTCCTCGGGTTTACCGACGTTCCCTCGGCCGCGGGGCTCGACCGCGAGAACGTCGTCGTCGCGCGCTCGCTCACGAAACTGTTCGGCCTTCCGGGGCTGCGGGCGGGATTCGCGGTCGCGAGCGGCGACCTGCGGGCGGATCTCGAGACGGCCCGCCGGACCTGGTCGCTGGGAACGCCCGCCGCGCGGGTCGGCGCCCACTGTCTGCGCCAGGACGAGTTCGTCCAGGAAACCCGGGCTCGGGTCGCCCGCGAGCGCGAGCGGATACGGGAGGCGCTTTCGGTCCGCTTCGAGGTCGCCCCCTCGGACGCACCCTACCTCCTGTGTGACGTCGGCGATCGGTGCGTGTCGGACGTCCTCGAGCGCGCCCGCGACAGCGGGGTCGCGATCCGGGACGCGACGACGTTCCGGGGGCTGGATTCCCACGTTCGGGTGGCGATCAAAGACCGGGCGGCGAACGACCGGCTTCTCGAGGCGCTGGGGCGTCCGCCGTGA
- the cbiB gene encoding adenosylcobinamide-phosphate synthase CbiB produces MTLTTAALVGLALGLDRVVGEPPNAAHPVAWLGRLVGALDRPWSDDDRVQRLLGVPIALVVPLVPAVAAGGAVLAAAAVHPLAGAGVAGLVLYLSTSLRMLLALTSEVVAATADDPETARDRIRGLVGRDTEPLSPAELRSAAVESAAENLADGLVAALLPFVVLAPFSLPAAAAVAAWIKGVNTLDSMLGYPSKPLGTASARLDDLVMWLPARLSAVAIAVAAADPGALVRAREWARTPPSPNSGWPMATLACALSVRLHKPDGYDLNPDAALPTLADGERAVALVFRAALVAAVLAVALGAALEALLSTAGVVA; encoded by the coding sequence ATGACGCTGACGACGGCCGCGCTGGTCGGGCTCGCCCTCGGACTGGACCGCGTAGTCGGGGAGCCGCCGAACGCGGCCCACCCGGTCGCCTGGCTCGGTCGGCTCGTCGGCGCGCTCGATCGTCCCTGGAGCGACGACGACCGCGTCCAGCGGCTGCTGGGCGTCCCGATCGCGCTCGTCGTCCCGCTGGTTCCCGCCGTCGCCGCGGGCGGGGCCGTCCTCGCCGCGGCGGCCGTCCACCCCCTCGCGGGCGCGGGCGTCGCCGGACTCGTCCTCTACCTTTCGACCAGCCTGCGGATGCTGCTCGCGCTCACGAGCGAGGTCGTCGCGGCGACCGCGGACGACCCCGAGACGGCCCGCGACCGCATTCGGGGACTCGTCGGCCGCGACACCGAGCCCCTCTCGCCCGCCGAACTCCGCAGCGCGGCCGTCGAGAGCGCGGCCGAGAACCTCGCGGACGGGCTGGTGGCGGCCCTGCTGCCCTTCGTCGTCCTCGCCCCGTTCTCGCTGCCCGCCGCGGCAGCCGTGGCGGCCTGGATCAAAGGCGTCAACACGCTAGACTCGATGCTCGGCTACCCCTCGAAACCCCTCGGAACGGCGAGCGCGCGCCTCGACGATCTCGTGATGTGGCTCCCTGCTAGGCTGAGCGCCGTCGCGATCGCCGTCGCCGCGGCCGACCCCGGGGCGCTCGTCCGAGCCCGGGAGTGGGCCCGGACGCCCCCGTCGCCGAACTCGGGGTGGCCGATGGCGACACTCGCCTGCGCGCTCTCGGTTCGGCTCCACAAGCCGGACGGCTACGACCTGAACCCCGACGCCGCGCTCCCGACGCTCGCGGACGGCGAGCGGGCGGTCGCGCTCGTCTTTCGCGCGGCGCTGGTCGCGGCCGTCCTTGCGGTCGCGCTTGGCGCCGCGCTCGAGGCGCTCCTGTCGACCGCGGGGGTGGTCGCGTGA
- a CDS encoding M24 family metallopeptidase — translation MHVPPEEFERRLAEIRTRLSETDADAGLWFGATSIEYLTGFDHIQTERPVALAVTDERIAITVPRLEVERVEENPRIDRIAHYRDYPGGRPIKTVVETLEELGVDRVAADADGAPGTMGYQGPALSEFFEVDSQHWVSRLRWEKSDAEIELIRESARWANLGHRYLADYTEPGAHPATVSQRATTDASRAMLDTLGDRYVPRTRGSGPVTAGYITGEQSRLPHGHTANRRLEDGDVLVTGATANVDGYHAELERTMFVGEPGDEQVHYFELMKEAQEIAIDALGPRVPIADVDRAVEEYFREQGVADLAQHHVGHNIGLAGHEPPYIDEGWDDHCESEHTSYDDEDAVMRPGHVWTIEPGLYTDTYGYRHSDTIAVTDEGIEWLTYYPRDLESNIVGLE, via the coding sequence ATGCACGTTCCTCCCGAGGAGTTCGAGCGACGGCTGGCCGAGATCCGCACCCGGCTGTCGGAGACCGACGCCGACGCGGGCCTCTGGTTCGGCGCGACGAGTATCGAGTACCTGACCGGGTTCGACCACATCCAGACCGAACGCCCGGTCGCGCTCGCGGTGACCGACGAGCGGATCGCGATCACCGTCCCGCGACTCGAGGTCGAGCGCGTCGAGGAGAACCCGCGGATCGATCGGATCGCTCACTATCGGGACTACCCCGGCGGCCGCCCGATCAAGACCGTCGTTGAAACGCTCGAGGAGCTGGGGGTCGACCGGGTCGCGGCCGACGCCGACGGCGCGCCGGGGACGATGGGGTACCAGGGTCCCGCCTTGAGCGAGTTCTTCGAGGTCGACAGCCAGCACTGGGTGTCACGGCTACGCTGGGAGAAATCCGACGCGGAGATCGAGCTGATCCGGGAGTCCGCGCGGTGGGCGAACCTCGGCCATCGCTACCTCGCGGACTACACCGAGCCCGGCGCCCATCCCGCGACCGTGAGCCAGCGAGCAACGACAGACGCCTCACGGGCGATGCTCGATACGCTCGGTGACCGGTACGTCCCCCGAACCCGCGGCTCCGGCCCCGTTACGGCGGGCTACATCACCGGCGAGCAGAGCCGACTTCCACACGGCCACACGGCGAACCGACGGCTGGAGGACGGTGACGTCCTCGTGACGGGTGCGACGGCGAACGTCGACGGCTACCACGCCGAACTCGAGCGGACGATGTTCGTCGGCGAGCCAGGCGACGAACAGGTCCACTACTTCGAGCTCATGAAAGAGGCCCAGGAGATCGCAATCGACGCGCTCGGTCCCAGGGTTCCGATCGCCGACGTCGACCGCGCCGTCGAGGAGTACTTCCGGGAACAGGGAGTCGCCGACCTCGCACAGCACCACGTCGGCCACAACATCGGCCTCGCGGGCCACGAACCGCCCTACATCGACGAGGGGTGGGACGACCACTGCGAAAGCGAGCACACGAGCTACGACGACGAGGACGCGGTGATGCGACCGGGCCACGTCTGGACGATCGAGCCCGGGCTCTACACCGACACGTACGGCTACCGCCACTCGGACACGATCGCCGTCACTGACGAGGGAATCGAGTGGCTCACCTACTATCCGCGGGACCTCGAGTCGAACATCGTCGGACTCGAGTAG
- a CDS encoding asparagine synthase-related protein, protein MPGTTIVRCCGGNVHDQGRVDRVLDSVCFTESYERETVVRNAGGTVASTGYDSYPTEVVETDEWTILLEGRIYDRRDTEAALRNVATWIDGGNAERLAEWVATRDGDFLITVVDRTSGSTWVVNDVFGRLPTYRATVGDTTIVTRELKVARRLAAVLEGRPVGVDRLGLGQMLLFGYPLGTRTPFDGVRQLPPGSLLEVERNEVTSLHEFRFDRYENDDRSVTENARALTDRFVEACRRRAGTTETSIVSLSGGLDSRAAIAGYDAVLGDTSKGTLLAATSVREDGANTDEANVAREVAHTLGVPWSSYFVDRTERHREALLEMTQGMNTVGMSLGLDFAEQLAADHPGATLVTGDGGDKIFPDLTPPTAVDSRTELVETLVRTNQQFTPAEIEDLIGLDADRLVDSVAERIDAYPEATLEGAHTHFLIRERGINMLNHGEDRTRHHLWTTTPFYAPDLFAAAMACPPEQKAGTELYREFLSLLSRELTEIEYVDFGVPITSVEYRAKKFAYGWLGARPALKERVRSLLGSQSGEGGIHSRQLLAEAIADANGLGRHFSAEELQRIAWDGSGHRPHQRYQLATLVAALDPIEPPARQPARSRPVLQGQH, encoded by the coding sequence ATGCCTGGAACGACTATTGTCAGGTGTTGCGGGGGGAACGTTCACGATCAGGGGAGAGTCGATCGCGTCCTCGATTCCGTTTGCTTTACCGAATCCTACGAGCGCGAAACGGTGGTCCGGAACGCAGGGGGAACGGTCGCGTCCACCGGGTACGACTCGTACCCGACCGAGGTCGTCGAAACCGACGAGTGGACGATCCTGCTGGAGGGACGGATCTACGATCGCCGTGATACCGAAGCCGCGCTCCGGAACGTGGCGACATGGATCGACGGGGGGAACGCCGAGCGCCTGGCGGAGTGGGTGGCGACGCGTGACGGCGACTTTCTCATCACTGTCGTCGACCGCACGAGCGGGAGTACCTGGGTCGTCAACGACGTTTTCGGACGGCTCCCGACCTACCGGGCCACGGTCGGAGACACGACGATCGTCACCCGCGAACTCAAAGTCGCCCGGCGACTCGCGGCCGTCCTCGAGGGACGACCCGTCGGCGTCGACCGGCTCGGTCTCGGACAGATGCTGCTGTTCGGTTACCCGCTCGGAACCCGGACGCCGTTCGACGGCGTTCGACAGCTGCCGCCGGGCTCGCTGCTCGAGGTCGAGCGCAACGAGGTCACGTCGCTCCACGAGTTCCGGTTCGACCGCTACGAGAACGACGATCGGAGCGTCACCGAGAACGCTCGCGCGCTGACGGACCGTTTCGTCGAGGCGTGTCGCCGACGCGCTGGAACGACCGAGACCTCGATCGTCTCGCTGAGCGGCGGGCTCGACTCGCGTGCGGCTATCGCCGGCTACGACGCGGTACTGGGCGACACGTCCAAGGGGACGCTGCTCGCCGCGACGTCGGTACGAGAGGACGGCGCCAACACCGACGAGGCGAACGTCGCCCGCGAGGTCGCCCACACGCTCGGCGTGCCGTGGTCGTCGTACTTCGTCGACAGGACCGAGCGCCACCGGGAGGCCCTCTTGGAGATGACCCAGGGGATGAACACCGTCGGCATGTCGCTGGGTCTCGATTTCGCCGAGCAGCTCGCTGCCGACCACCCGGGGGCGACCCTGGTAACCGGCGACGGTGGGGACAAGATCTTCCCCGACCTCACCCCGCCGACGGCGGTCGATTCGAGGACGGAGCTCGTCGAGACGCTCGTCCGAACGAACCAGCAGTTTACACCGGCGGAGATCGAGGACCTGATCGGCCTCGACGCGGATCGCCTCGTCGACTCCGTCGCCGAGCGGATCGACGCCTATCCCGAGGCGACGCTCGAGGGCGCCCACACTCACTTCCTGATTCGCGAACGAGGCATCAACATGCTCAACCACGGCGAGGACCGGACTCGCCACCACCTCTGGACGACGACGCCGTTCTACGCGCCGGACCTGTTCGCAGCGGCGATGGCCTGCCCGCCCGAACAGAAGGCGGGGACCGAGCTGTACCGCGAGTTTCTCTCCCTGCTCTCGAGGGAGCTCACCGAAATCGAGTACGTCGACTTCGGCGTCCCGATCACCTCCGTCGAGTACAGGGCCAAGAAGTTCGCCTACGGCTGGCTCGGCGCGCGCCCGGCGTTAAAAGAACGCGTCCGCTCCCTGCTTGGGTCACAGAGCGGCGAGGGCGGAATCCACTCCCGGCAGCTGCTCGCCGAGGCCATCGCCGACGCCAACGGGCTCGGTCGCCACTTCTCGGCGGAGGAGCTCCAGCGGATCGCCTGGGACGGAAGCGGGCATCGCCCGCATCAGCGATACCAGCTGGCGACCCTCGTCGCCGCGCTCGACCCGATCGAGCCGCCCGCACGACAACCCGCCCGGAGTCGACCCGTGCTGCAGGGCCAGCACTGA
- a CDS encoding GTP--adenosylcobinamide-phosphate guanylyltransferase: MCGGRGTRLESAREKPLYPIAGTPMVDRVLAGLEASRIETVFAVVSPNAPETAARLERTEDVRTIETEGEGYVTDLLTALEDPAVEPPVLSVAADLPLLEDAAVDRVLGLYGEREASRTVCVPAALKRRLGVGVDTRLEDAPHLAPTGVNVVGTTEESMTQVSYDPRLAVNVNRLEDARIAEDRCE; encoded by the coding sequence ATGTGCGGCGGGAGGGGGACGCGCCTCGAGAGCGCCCGCGAGAAGCCCCTGTATCCGATCGCCGGGACGCCGATGGTCGACCGCGTGCTAGCAGGCCTCGAGGCGAGCCGGATCGAGACGGTGTTCGCGGTCGTCTCGCCGAACGCCCCCGAGACGGCCGCTCGACTCGAGCGAACCGAGGACGTCCGGACGATCGAAACCGAGGGAGAGGGGTACGTGACCGACCTGCTCACGGCCCTCGAGGATCCCGCGGTTGAGCCGCCCGTGCTGTCGGTCGCGGCCGACCTCCCGCTGCTCGAGGACGCGGCCGTCGATCGCGTTCTCGGGCTCTACGGGGAACGCGAGGCCTCGCGGACCGTCTGTGTCCCCGCAGCGCTGAAGCGCCGTCTGGGGGTCGGCGTCGACACCAGACTCGAGGACGCCCCCCACCTCGCGCCGACCGGGGTCAACGTCGTCGGCACGACGGAGGAATCCATGACACAGGTGAGCTACGACCCGCGACTGGCGGTGAACGTGAACCGACTCGAAGACGCCCGCATCGCGGAGGACCGATGCGAGTAG
- a CDS encoding amidase: MLRAGGAVLGASILAGYGADSVSGGDEDCEFDPIEASARSLRSDYERGNITAESVVKTYLDRIEAYDDELDSILAINPNVLERAKELDRKVTETGELAGPLHGIPVTVKDNIETDDMATTGGAVVMDDYVPDEDATLVERIREAGGIVLAKTNLDEFAFGYDGVSSIGGATKNPYDRERFAGGSSGGSGAATAANLTMLSVGTDTGGSVRVPASACSLVGLRPTTGLVSREGIIPLALNDDTAGPMTRTVEDAALLLDAMVGYDPADDRTVKSDGELPHDGGKRYVDSLDEDGLHGAGIGVYRAFVGPGPLGAEADEPDDKELAADMQEVTDLFDAALEEMAAAGATVVDPVDPPSADRIGEVNTDTESEYSRDKGDYLDGIEADGAPSDIEEILESGEYSPGNCPTLERRAEVDGDATDEDLEYRYALSEEPALRREVLKPMVENDLDALVFPTLIQSPPRIDAEEGWGANAQFTPPLDFPSMTVPIGFTDRTGMPAGIEIVVPRFEEARLFELAYAYEQATEHRSPPSGYGPVDDADTGWSRAAIEAWNEAQPVEETVAVLGCDAPADPDGQ; encoded by the coding sequence GTGTTACGTGCCGGCGGCGCGGTGCTCGGCGCGTCGATACTCGCGGGGTACGGTGCCGATTCCGTCAGCGGCGGTGACGAGGACTGCGAGTTCGATCCGATCGAGGCGTCCGCGCGTTCGCTGCGATCGGACTACGAACGCGGCAACATAACGGCCGAGTCGGTCGTCAAAACGTATCTGGACCGTATCGAGGCGTACGACGACGAGCTCGACTCGATCCTGGCGATCAACCCGAACGTCCTCGAGCGAGCGAAGGAACTCGACAGAAAAGTGACAGAGACCGGTGAGCTCGCCGGTCCCCTACACGGGATCCCCGTGACGGTGAAAGACAACATCGAAACCGACGACATGGCCACGACCGGGGGCGCCGTCGTGATGGACGACTACGTTCCGGACGAGGACGCGACGCTCGTCGAGCGAATTCGAGAGGCTGGCGGGATCGTCCTCGCGAAGACGAACCTCGACGAGTTCGCGTTCGGCTACGACGGGGTGAGTTCGATCGGGGGAGCGACGAAGAACCCGTACGATCGGGAGCGCTTCGCGGGCGGCTCCAGCGGCGGGTCGGGTGCCGCGACGGCCGCGAACCTGACCATGCTTTCGGTCGGAACGGACACCGGCGGCTCGGTGCGCGTTCCGGCGTCGGCTTGCAGTCTCGTCGGTCTCCGTCCAACGACCGGCCTCGTCAGCCGGGAGGGGATCATCCCGCTCGCGCTAAACGACGATACCGCAGGGCCGATGACTCGAACGGTCGAGGACGCCGCACTGTTGTTGGACGCGATGGTCGGCTACGACCCCGCCGACGATCGCACCGTCAAAAGCGACGGCGAGCTCCCGCACGACGGCGGGAAACGATACGTCGACTCCCTCGACGAAGACGGTTTGCACGGCGCGGGAATCGGCGTCTATCGGGCGTTCGTCGGGCCGGGCCCGCTGGGAGCGGAGGCCGACGAGCCGGACGACAAGGAACTCGCCGCGGACATGCAGGAGGTGACCGACCTGTTCGACGCGGCGCTCGAGGAGATGGCGGCGGCAGGCGCGACGGTCGTCGATCCCGTCGACCCGCCGTCGGCCGATCGTATCGGCGAGGTGAACACCGACACCGAATCGGAGTACAGCCGCGACAAGGGCGACTACCTCGACGGGATCGAAGCGGACGGTGCGCCGTCGGACATCGAGGAGATACTCGAGTCGGGGGAGTACTCGCCGGGGAACTGTCCGACGCTCGAACGCCGCGCGGAGGTGGACGGAGACGCCACCGACGAGGACCTCGAGTACCGATACGCGCTCAGCGAGGAACCCGCACTCCGGCGGGAAGTGCTGAAACCGATGGTCGAGAACGATCTCGACGCGCTCGTGTTCCCGACGCTCATCCAGAGCCCGCCGCGGATCGACGCCGAGGAGGGGTGGGGCGCGAACGCGCAGTTTACGCCACCGCTCGACTTCCCGTCGATGACGGTTCCGATCGGGTTTACGGACCGTACCGGGATGCCCGCCGGAATCGAAATCGTCGTGCCGCGGTTCGAGGAAGCGCGGCTGTTCGAGCTCGCCTACGCCTACGAGCAGGCGACGGAACACCGGTCGCCGCCGTCGGGTTACGGACCCGTCGACGACGCGGACACCGGCTGGTCGAGAGCGGCGATCGAAGCGTGGAACGAGGCCCAACCGGTCGAGGAAACGGTCGCCGTCTTGGGTTGTGACGCCCCGGCGGACCCGGACGGGCAGTAG
- the cobT gene encoding nicotinate mononucleotide-dependent phosphoribosyltransferase CobT, with product MRVVLAAGTTETALIDGISAAGAAPELMAHTPAADAEILAYGEPTEAPVVPVSPTGCPTPAAVTRAVREAVGFELAVVDAGLAEPAAVRTVDLEAEPGADVREPVAVSGAERLFERAREYGRDLPDDELLLGETIPGGTTTALGALTALGEPVEVSSSLPENPLERKRRVVEHGLEESGLEPGDCEDAPLQAIRAVGDPVQAVVAGIAAGALEDGTDVVLAGGTQMVAVAALLRHAGVDESIRIATTSFVADERGETLSEACARLDCELTVTDPGFDGRDHVAMARYCAGEAKEGVAMGGALSLVPDDRMGAVRDRFEDVCQRLGIDDERDGSTDERDGSTDEGVERPERRHGS from the coding sequence ATGCGAGTAGTCCTGGCTGCCGGGACGACCGAGACGGCGCTGATCGACGGGATCAGCGCTGCGGGCGCCGCGCCGGAGCTGATGGCCCACACCCCCGCGGCCGACGCCGAAATCCTCGCATACGGCGAGCCAACCGAGGCGCCCGTCGTCCCGGTGAGTCCGACGGGCTGCCCGACACCCGCAGCGGTGACCCGCGCGGTTCGGGAGGCCGTCGGCTTCGAGCTGGCGGTCGTCGACGCAGGCCTCGCCGAGCCGGCCGCGGTGCGGACGGTCGACCTCGAGGCCGAGCCCGGAGCCGACGTCCGCGAGCCCGTCGCCGTTTCCGGGGCCGAACGGCTCTTCGAACGCGCGCGGGAGTACGGCCGCGACCTCCCCGACGACGAACTCCTGCTCGGCGAGACGATCCCGGGTGGGACGACGACCGCCCTCGGCGCGCTGACCGCGCTTGGCGAGCCCGTCGAGGTGTCCTCGTCGCTGCCCGAGAACCCCCTCGAGCGAAAGCGCCGCGTCGTCGAGCACGGCCTCGAGGAGAGCGGGCTCGAACCGGGCGACTGCGAGGACGCTCCCCTGCAAGCGATCCGGGCCGTCGGCGACCCCGTCCAGGCTGTCGTCGCCGGGATCGCCGCGGGCGCACTCGAGGACGGCACCGACGTCGTCCTCGCCGGGGGGACCCAGATGGTCGCGGTCGCGGCCCTCCTCCGGCACGCGGGAGTCGACGAGTCGATCCGGATCGCGACGACCTCATTCGTCGCGGACGAGCGAGGCGAGACGCTCTCCGAAGCGTGCGCCCGCCTCGACTGTGAGCTGACCGTCACCGACCCCGGCTTCGACGGGCGCGACCACGTCGCGATGGCCCGTTACTGTGCGGGTGAGGCCAAGGAGGGCGTCGCGATGGGTGGTGCGCTCTCGCTCGTCCCCGACGACAGGATGGGGGCGGTCAGGGACCGCTTCGAGGACGTTTGCCAGCGGCTCGGGATCGACGACGAGCGCGACGGATCGACCGACGAGCGCGACGGATCGACCGACGAAGGGGTCGAACGCCCGGAGAGACGGCATGGATCCTGA
- the cobS gene encoding adenosylcobinamide-GDP ribazoletransferase, protein MRTWLGACRGALAFLTRLPVGHREDDWDAFRSRPATLPFVGLVAGSLAAIPLLAADVLGAPTVALGYLLAVYAVVGIHNLDGVADLGDALVVHGDRDRRQEVLKDTTTGVGALLAVSLTVAGLALGALGVAELPPATAVVVAIAAEVGARLGLAAMACFGTASHEGMGSQLTEATAPGQFLAPAGVVLGAAVLLWPHPAAVAVPGTLVGVALPWHWARRNLGGVSGDVFGAATEIGRVLGLHAGVIAWTLS, encoded by the coding sequence GTGAGGACGTGGCTCGGCGCCTGTCGGGGCGCGCTCGCGTTCCTCACCCGGCTCCCCGTCGGCCACCGCGAGGACGACTGGGACGCGTTCCGCTCGCGGCCGGCGACGCTCCCGTTCGTCGGGCTCGTCGCCGGCTCGCTGGCCGCGATCCCGCTGTTGGCTGCCGACGTCCTCGGGGCGCCGACGGTCGCGCTGGGGTACCTGCTCGCCGTCTACGCCGTCGTGGGGATCCACAACCTCGACGGCGTCGCGGACCTGGGCGACGCGCTGGTCGTCCACGGCGACCGCGATCGCCGACAGGAGGTGCTGAAGGACACGACCACCGGAGTGGGCGCGCTCCTGGCCGTTTCGCTGACCGTTGCGGGGCTCGCGCTCGGCGCCCTCGGCGTCGCCGAGCTCCCGCCAGCGACGGCCGTCGTCGTCGCGATCGCCGCGGAGGTCGGCGCCAGGCTCGGGCTGGCCGCGATGGCCTGCTTCGGGACCGCGAGCCACGAGGGGATGGGGAGCCAGCTGACCGAGGCGACGGCCCCGGGTCAATTCCTCGCGCCCGCAGGCGTCGTCCTCGGAGCCGCAGTCCTCCTCTGGCCCCACCCCGCAGCGGTCGCCGTCCCGGGAACCCTCGTCGGGGTCGCGCTCCCCTGGCACTGGGCACGGCGAAACCTCGGTGGGGTCAGTGGCGACGTCTTCGGCGCGGCAACCGAGATCGGTCGCGTCCTCGGACTACATGCGGGGGTGATCGCGTGGACGCTCTCCTGA
- a CDS encoding HAD family hydrolase has product MAVSFDLFGTLVDVDQPATPAEAVADELESRGVDVPADWADAYASPHVDPPEHAEVPLPAHVSRALASRGVEFENNVVRRAVVAAFDPAVQTREGAREAVAAARNRGPVAICSNCSVPELVARTLIRADLDRDGFDATVTSVACGWRKPAPEIFELTADELGVSPTELVHVGDDPQTDGGIEDVGGTAILLEDVALPDVPEKLATLEGGAEP; this is encoded by the coding sequence GTGGCAGTCTCGTTCGACCTCTTCGGCACGCTCGTCGACGTCGATCAGCCCGCGACGCCAGCGGAGGCCGTCGCCGACGAACTCGAGTCCCGCGGCGTCGACGTCCCCGCCGACTGGGCCGACGCCTACGCGAGCCCGCACGTCGATCCCCCCGAGCACGCGGAGGTACCGCTTCCGGCCCACGTCAGCCGCGCGCTCGCGAGCCGCGGCGTCGAGTTCGAGAACAACGTCGTCAGACGCGCGGTCGTCGCGGCGTTCGACCCCGCGGTCCAGACCCGCGAGGGAGCGCGCGAGGCCGTCGCGGCCGCACGCAACCGCGGTCCCGTGGCGATCTGCTCGAACTGTAGCGTGCCCGAGCTCGTCGCCCGGACGCTCATCCGGGCCGACCTCGACCGGGACGGGTTCGACGCGACTGTGACCAGTGTCGCCTGCGGCTGGCGCAAGCCCGCACCGGAGATCTTCGAACTAACGGCCGACGAGCTCGGGGTCTCGCCGACGGAGCTGGTCCACGTCGGCGACGACCCCCAAACCGACGGCGGGATCGAGGACGTCGGCGGCACCGCGATCCTGCTCGAGGACGTCGCCCTCCCCGATGTCCCCGAAAAGCTGGCGACCCTCGAGGGAGGTGCGGAGCCGTGA